A part of Arachis hypogaea cultivar Tifrunner chromosome 12, arahy.Tifrunner.gnm2.J5K5, whole genome shotgun sequence genomic DNA contains:
- the LOC140176677 gene encoding uncharacterized protein → MTWSWIVLPIFGTGIVKEDGFRCVYRLKQTNAKSGNIDKSWIKKPRDSAEYRDGLNRFFDFAFANASSDGMIHCPCPLCGFRFFQIREDAYDHLLMKSFPPNYTFWLHHGERIVDESSSGREDSESTGNSVDQLRNMVHEVFNFPGQPGDDEDSMNEHLGDGVEELSYLSDEPSREARVLHDFLEDGEQELFLGCSSFSKLSFLVRLYHIKCMCGVSNKAFGLILELLGDAFEHAKIPKTFHDARRIVRKLSIEYKKIDACPNDCMLYQGSDQDLSRSKRCGASRWKQKTRRNPLVRINIVAKKNGKPQAAKVLHYFPLIPRL, encoded by the exons ATGACTTGGTCATGGATCGTGCTTCCCATTTTTGGAACTGGAATCGTTAAAGAAGATGGATTTAGGTGCGTGTATAgattaaaacaaacaaatgctaAG TCGG GCAACATTGATAAGAGTTGGATTAAAAAGCCACGAGATAGTGCAGAATATAGGGATGGTCTGAATAGATTCTTTGACTTCGCATTTGCCAATGCATCATCCGATGGGATGATACACTGCCCATGTCCGTTGTGTGGGTTTCGGTTTTTCCAAATTAGAGAGGATGCGTATGATCATCTTCTGATGAAATCCTTTCCCCCTAACTATACTTTTTGGTTACATCACGGTGAGAGGATCGTAGATGAGAGCTCCAGTGGTAGAGAAGATTCAGAGTCCACTGGAAACTCAGTAGATCAACTGCGTAACATGGTCCACGAGGTATTCAACTTTCCGGGACAACCGGGTGATGATGAAGACTCGATGAATGAACATTTGGGAGACGGTGTGGAAGAGTTGTCGTACTTATCTGATGAACCTAGCCGCGAGGCTCGTGTCCTTCATGACTTTCTTGAAGATGGCGAGCAGGAATTATTTTTGGGATGCTCAAGTTTCTCGAAGTTGTCCTTCTTGGTGAGGCTATACCATATAAAGTGCATGTGCGGAGTGAGCAACAAGGCTTTTGGTTTGATTCTAGAGCTATTGGGAGACGCCTTTGAGCATGCAAAGATTCCGAAGACCTTTCACGATGCTAGGAGGATTGTAAGGAAGCTCAGTATTGAGTACAAGAAGATAGATGCATGtccaaatgactgcatgctatACCAGGGCTCCGACCAAGACCTGTCTAGAAGCAAACGATGTGGAGCATCCAGGTGGAAGCAAAAGACCCGGAGGAATCCTTTAGTAAGGATCAACATCGTCGCCAAGAAGAATGGGAAACCTCAGGCGGCAAAGGTTTTACATTACTTTCCTCTAATTCCACGGTTGTAG